One Clavelina lepadiformis chromosome 1, kaClaLepa1.1, whole genome shotgun sequence genomic region harbors:
- the LOC143461010 gene encoding uncharacterized protein LOC143461010, with protein sequence MLCKYFHEDPNELLLKEDEDVPLNPCIVAHGPDVLTSKRFYIFVDKKCAFDYINSALEAVTLPSACYYVFNVRYPEELSATLELLQRNFANIDPLHGRKTKHHGQKAQKKGINDKLLYFYNAINNFEVLV encoded by the exons ATGCTCTGTAAGTACTTCCATGAAGATCCAAATGAACTTTTGTTAAAG gAAGATGAAGATGTCCCGTTGAACCCTTGCATTGTGGCACATG GGCCAGATGTGTTAACCTCAAAAAGGTTTTACATTTTCGTGGACAAGAAGTGTGCTTTTGACTACATCAATTCTGCCCTTGAAGCTGTCACCTTACCATCTGCATGCTACTACGTGTTTAATGTAAGGTATCCTGAAGAACTAAGCGCGACTCTGGAATTACTGCAAAG aaATTTTGCTAATATTGACCCACTACATGGGAGAAAAACTAAGCATCATGGCCAAAAAGCACAGAAAAAAGGAATTAATGACAAACTGCTATATTTCTACAACGCAATAAATAACTTCGAAGTACTTGTGTAA